From a single Zygotorulaspora mrakii chromosome 2, complete sequence genomic region:
- the SPO1 gene encoding putative carboxylic ester hydrolase (similar to Saccharomyces cerevisiae SPO1 (YNL012W); ancestral locus Anc_1.392), with protein sequence MPIAIVSFIFAQLICTSALRQYPYEVDCPKSNLVREANNNICLDESNYIENKMPYISSSLRRFLDGLEMVQCGDAVIRKIEERPPIMGLAISGGGYRSMLTSSGFIKEMKKYGLFDCLSYISGLSGGSWVLMDLVIHDFDVDQILDSWDLNDPLLQGIPDLDFKQKDLISEMDEQSLDELRRLSARDFTEIDALMQRNLDFFMNTRNHDKTDITGVCKRDYNPFTRLRELLFPTDIDSVPNAKEELPPSSLTNLQRILNFYISLHLDVRPKRFRGFRVSFTDYLGKAFIKRLKQNGMLQINTTSFSELMKHSPNFLNYRAPVPIFVANCKNKSLKNIIFEFTPFEFGSWESIVRLFVKMPFLGSKFEKGVASKCFNGFDDIGFIAATSSSIFNNVLIYIWELTAKSSKETIKAIRSILSVFGLKNIRIKTDEQLRSSVLEQLKTDYAVVHPNPFFKFPGKKNAVTVDDFLYLVDGGEDGENIPLRPLTIPERKLDLIFVIDSSSDSHNYATGIKLRNVLHQMQIGRKYLAPEEDISLQNPIALGCYEKDIPIIIYQVNSKHSYSSNTSTFKITYNESEISGMLQNGRDIFSTDNNDYYKNCLGCLVLKRLFDELPNSELPIFCSKCYRDFCR encoded by the exons ATGCCTATTGCCATTGTCAGCTTTATATTTGCACAGCTAATCTGCACCTCTGCCTTGAGGCAATATCCTTACGAGGTTGACTGCCCTAAAAGTAATTTGGTTAGGGAAGCCAAT AACAATATTTGCTTGGATGAGTCCAACTATATCGAAAACAAAATGCCTTATATCAGCTCATCCTTAAGGAGGTTTTTGGACGGACTCGAGATGGTGCAATGTGGCGATGCTGTTATTCGAAAAATAGAGGAAAGACCTCCAATAATGGGCCTTGCAATATCGGGTGGTGGCTATAGATCTATGCTTACCAGTAGTGGTTTcatcaaagaaatgaaaaaatatggttTATTTGATTGCCTAAGTTATATTTCGGGTCTTTCTGGTGGGAGTTGGGTATTGATGGATCTGGTAATTCACGACTTTGATGTGGATCAAATTCTGGATAGTTGGGATCTCAATgatcctcttcttcaaggGATCCCAGACCTTGATTTCAAGCAAAAAGACCTAATCTCTGAGATGGATGAGCAATCACTTGACGAATTGAGACGATTAAGTGCAAGAGACTTCACCGAAATTGACGCCCTTATGCAGAGAAATCTAGACTTTTTCATGAACACCCGTAACCATGATAAAACTGACATAACAGGAGTTTGTAAAAGGGATTACAATCCCTTCACAAGGCTAAGAGAGTTACTTTTTCCCACTGATATAGATAGCGTCCCCAATGCTAAAGAGGAATTGCCGCCTAGCTCGCTTACCAATTTACAGCGAATATTGAACTTCTATATCAGCCTTCATTTAGATGTCAGACCAAAGAGATTCAGGGGCTTCCGTGTCTCTTTTACCGATTATTTGGGGAAAGCATTTATAAAGCGACTTAAACAGAATGGGATGCTTCAAATTAATACCACGTCATTCTCCGAACTAATGAAACATTCACCTAATTTTCTGAATTACAGAGCTCCAGTACCAATATTCGTTGCCAATTGTAAAAACAAATCTCTCAAGAACATTATCTTTGAATTTACtccatttgaatttggaTCATGGGAATCAATAGTTAGACTTTTTGTTAAAATGCCCTTTCTAGGGTCTAAATTCGAAAAAGGGGTAGCTTCAAAATGCTTCAACGGTTTTGATGACATTGGGTTTATTGCTGCAACTTCCTCATCCATCTTCAACAATGTTTTAATTTACATTTGGGAACTCACTGCAAAGTCATCCAAGGAGACTATCAAGGCGATCAGGTCTATATTAAGCGTATTTggcttgaaaaatataagaATCAAGACCGATGAACAATTAAGATCTTCAGTTCTCgagcaattgaaaacagATTACGCAGTGGTTCATCCGAATccattcttcaaatttccaggaaaaaagaatgcAGTAACCGTTGATGATTTTCTCTATCTGGTTGATGGCGGTGAAGATGGAGAAAATATACCATTGAGACCCTTAACGATACCAGAAAGAAAACTGGACCTAATATTTGTTATAGATTCCAGCTCTGATTCACATAACTATGCCACAGGGATCAAACTCAGAAATGTCTTGCACCAAATGCAAATCGGCAGAAAATACCTAGCGCCTGAAGAAGATATAAGTCTGCAGAATCCCATAGCACTTGGATGTTATGAGAAAGACATCCCAATTATCATATATCAAGTAAATTCGAAGCACAGCTACTCTTCAAATacttcaactttcaaaattacGTACAATGAATCGGAAATCTCAGGTATGcttcaaaatggaagagATATATTTAGCACTGACAACAACGATTACTACAAAAACTGCCTCGGGTGTTTAGTACTTAAAAGATTATTTGATGAGCTGCCTAATTCGGAGTTACCAATCTTTTGTTCCAAATGCTACCGAGATTTTTGTCGCTAG
- a CDS encoding uncharacterized protein (similar to Saccharomyces cerevisiae YEF3 (YLR249W) and HEF3 (YNL014W); ancestral locus Anc_1.391) produces the protein MSDSEQSIKVLNELLEKLAIATPENRTDVAVEVATFVNGNIIEHDAPEHFFNGLFKAIKDKKTAANALETVTHIASKSDLSPSVEPFIITAVPAICEQTANKDQAIQAAASQALLALVNAINPVAVKALLPHLNTALSNTNKWQEKVVVLEAITALVDAAKEQVALRMPELIPVLSEAMWDTKKEVKNAATATITKATETVDNKDIDRFIPKLIECIANPNEVPETVHLLGATTFVAEVTPATLSIMVPLLARGLAERETSIKRKAAVIIDNMCKLVEDPQVVAPFLSKLLPGLKNNFATIADPEAREVTLRGLKTLRRVGNVGDDDTLPEVSHAGDVETTLGVINELLKSESVAPRFKPVVEYVAAIAGDLIDERVIDQLAWFTHVTPYMTIFLHERKAKEIIDEFRKRAVDNIPVGPNFDDEEDEGEDLCNCEFSLAYGAKILLNKTQLRLKRARRYGLCGPNGAGKSTLMRAVANGQVDGFPTQEECRTVYVEHDIDGTHAETSVLDYVFSGDVGTKEAITEKLREFGFSDEMISMPIASLSGGWKMKLALARAVLRNADILLLDEPTNHLDTVNVAWLVNYLNTCGITSIIVSHDSGFLDNVCQYIIHYEGLKLRKYKGNLSEFVKKCPTAQSYYELGASDLEFKFPEPGYLEGVKTKQKAIVKVSNMTFQYPGTSKPQISDISFQCSLSSRIAVIGPNGAGKSTLINVLTGELLPTTGEVYTHENCRIAYIKQHAFAHIESHLDKTPSEYIQWRFQTGEDRETMDRANRQINEDDAQAMNKIFKIEGTPRRISEIHARRKFKNTYEYECSFLLGENIGMKSERWVPMMSVDNAWLPRGELVESHSKLVAEVDMKEALASGQFRPLTRKEIEEHCAMLGLESELVSHSRIRGLSGGQKVKLVLAAGTWQRPHLIVLDEPTNYLDRDSLGALSKALKAFEGGVIIITHSAEFTKDLTEEVWAVNNGVMTPSGHNWVSGQGAGPRIEKKEDEEDKFDAMGNKISGGKKKKKLSSAELRKKKKERMKKKKELGDAYVSSDEEF, from the coding sequence ATGTCTGATTCAGAACAATCCATCAAGGTTCTAAACGAACTTCTAGAGAAGTTGGCTATTGCCACTCCAGAAAACAGAACTGACGTTGCTGTTGAGGTTGCTACTTTTGTCAATGGTAATATCATTGAACATGATGCTCCAGAACATTTCTTCAACGGATTGTTTAAGGCTATCAAGGATAAGAAGACTGCTGCTAATGCTCTAGAGACTGTCACTCATATTGCAAGCAAGTCCGATCTTTCTCCAAGTGTCGAACCATTCATCATCACAGCAGTTCCAGCTATCTGTGAGCAAACGGCTAACAAGGATCAAGCGATCCAAGCTGCAGCTTCACAAGCTTTATTGGCTCTTGTTAATGCAATCAACCCAGTTGCTGTTAAAGCTTTGTTGCCACATTTGAACACTGCTTTAAGCAACACCAACAAATGGCAAGAAAAGGTTGTTGTATTGGAAGCTATCACTGCTTTAGTTGATGCTGCTAAGGAACAAGTTGCTCTAAGAATGCCTGAGTTGATTCCAGTTTTATCTGAAGCTATGTGGGATACCAAGAAGGAAGTTAAAAACGCTGCCACTGCTACTATCACCAAGGCTACTGAAACTGTCGACAACAAGGATATTGACCGTTTCATTCCAAAGTTGATTGAGTGTATTGCTAATCCAAATGAAGTTCCAGAAACTGTTCATTTGTTAGGTGCTACTACTTTCGTTGCTGAAGTTACTCCAGCTACTTTGTCCATCATGGTTCCATTGTTGGCTAGAGGTTTGGCTGAAAGAGAAACTTCTATCAAACGTAAAGCAGCTGTCATCATTGACAACATGTGTAAATTGGTCGAAGACCCACAAGTTGTTGCTCCTTTCTTGAGTAAATTATTGCCAGGTTTGAAGAACAATTTCGCCACCATTGCTGACCCAGAAGCTCGTGAAGTCACTTTAAGAGgtttgaaaactttgagAAGAGTCGGTAACGTTGGTGATGACGACACATTACCAGAAGTTTCTCATGCTGGTGATGTTGAAACCACTCTTGGTGTTATCAACGAGTTGTTGAAATCTGAAAGCGTTGCACCAAGATTCAAACCTGTTGTTGAGTACGTCGCTGCCATCGCTGGTGATTTGATCGATGAAAGAGTCATTGATCAATTAGCTTGGTTCACTCACGTTACTCCTTACATGACTATCTTCTTACATGAAAGAAAGGCTAAGGAAATTATTGACGAATTCAGAAAGAGAGCTGTTGATAACATCCCAGTTGGTCCAAACttcgatgatgaagaagatgaaggtGAAGATTTATGTAACTGtgaattttctttggcTTACGGTGCTAAGATCTTATTAAACAAAACTCAATTAAGATTGAAGAGAGCTAGAAGATATGGTCTTTGTGGTCCAAATGGTGCTGGTAAGTCTACTTTGATGAGAGCTGTTGCTAACGGTCAAGTTGATGGTTTCCCAACCCAAGAAGAATGTAGAACTGTCTATGTTGAACACGATATCGATGGTACTCACGCCGAGACCTCTGTCTTGGACTACGTCTTTTCCGGTGATGTCGGTACTAAAGAAGCTAtcactgaaaaattgagagaaTTCGGTTTCTCTGATGAAATGATCTCCATGCCAATCGCTTCTCTATCTGGTGgttggaaaatgaaattggcTTTGGCTAGAGCTGTCTTGAGAAATGCTGATATCTTATTGTTAGATGAACCAACCAACCATTTAGACACTGTCAACGTTGCTTGGTTGGTAAACTACCTAAACACATGTGGTATTACCTCCATCATTGTTTCTCATGACTCTGGTTTCTTGGACAATGTCTGTCAATACATTATTCACTACGAAGGTCTAAAATTGAGGAAATACAAGGGTAATTTGTCCGAATTCGTTAAGAAATGTCCAACTGCTCAATCTTACTACGAATTAGGTGCTTCTGATCTAGAATTCAAATTCCCAGAACCAGGTTATTTGGAAGGTGTTAAGACTAAACAAAAGGCCATCGTCAAAGTCTCTAACATGACTTTCCAATATCCAGGTACTTCTAAACCACAAATTTCTGACATCTCCTTCCAATGTTCTCTATCTTCAAGAATTGCTGTCATTGGTCCAAATGGTGCTGGTAAATCTACTTTGATCAATGTCTTGACTGGTGAACTGCTACCAACTACTGGTGAAGTTTACACTCACGAAAACTGTCGTATCGCTTACATTAAGCAACACGCTTTCGCTCATATTGAATCTCATTTGGACAAGACTCCATCTGAATATATTCAATGGAGATTCCAAACTGGTGAAGATAGAGAAACCATGGACAGAGCCAATAGACAAATTAACGAGGATGATGCTCAAGCGATGaacaaaatcttcaaaatcgAGGGTACCCCAAGAAGAATTTCCGAAATTCACGCAAGAAGAAAGTTCAAGAACACCTACGAATATGAATGTTCTTTCTTGTTAGGTGAAAACATAGGTATGAAATCGGAAAGATGGGTTCCAATGATGTCCGTTGACAACGCTTGGCTTCCAAGAGGTGAATTGGTCGAGTCTCACTCTAAATTGGTCGCTGAAGTTGATATGAAGGAAGCTTTGGCTTCTGGTCAATTCCGTCCTTTAACTAGAAAGGAGATCGAAGAACACTGTGCTATGTTGGGTTTGGAATCTGAATTAGTCTCTCACTCCAGAATTAGAGGTTTGTCCGGTGGACAAAAGGTCAAATTGGTCTTGGCTGCAGGTACTTGGCAAAGACCTCACTTGATTGTCTTGGATGAACCTACCAATTATTTGGATAGAGACTCCTTAGGTGCTCTATCTAAAGCTTTGAAGGCCTTCGAAGGTGGtgttattatcattacTCACTCTGCTGAATTCACTAAAGATTTGACGGAAGAAGTCTGGGCTGTCAACAACGGTGTTATGACACCATCTGGTCACAACTGGGTCAGTGGTCAAGGTGCTGGTCCAAGAATcgaaaagaaggaagatgaagaggacAAATTTGACGCTATGGGTAACAAAATCAGCGGTGgtaagaagaagaagaagttatCTTCCGCTGAattgagaaagaagaagaaggaaagaatgaagaagaagaaggaattAGGTGATGCTTACGTCTCTTCCGATGAAGAGTTCTAA
- a CDS encoding uncharacterized protein (similar to Saccharomyces cerevisiae YNL011C; ancestral locus Anc_1.394) produces the protein MNLVVFSGGTATNNLTPCFSELSIAKGCELSFILPISDNGGSTSEILRVLGGPAIGDIRSRVVRLVTDDQVEELLSYRLPNDKSRAKQEWDEILEGNHPIWDKTPMEVKEICRAFFIHVQSELLKRKRTSNPFRFEKASIGNFFLTGARLFLGSLDASVELMMRIGRCDPNVHVIPCINSNHTHHISALLSNGDIIAGQSQISHPSKPIAAAKARSGSIPILSGKSGAIHLDIPEERSSYSFEASEDVYGKQEGEEEEEEEEREEEEDAEEEEEYANPIYILPELKNSQLHFDKLDVEEVLPAPIERLFYINPYGEEVKPSGNSRAIAKLKKSNMVIYSIGSLFTSLLPIAILGNIAEAISSSKNIHKVLLINNKYDRETSWLNGLGYVQVFIESMTRANRKYKEAREGIPGSSAHEKMCWKKFVTDIVYLTGSEVKINKIDFLKKGIKCHEINSDKINNENLMEILKKIHITGSS, from the coding sequence ATGAATCTAGTTGTTTTTTCAGGCGGAACCGCAACTAATAACCTGACTCCCTGTTTCTCCGAATTATCAATAGCAAAAGGTTGCGAGCTATCATTTATTCTCCCGATTTCTGATAATGGTGGGTCTACTAGTGAGATCCTAAGAGTTCTAGGAGGTCCCGCGATTGGTGATATAAGATCCCGAGTAGTACGACTGGTAACCGATGACCAGGTGGAGGAGCTTTTAAGCTACAGGCTACCAAATGATAAAAGTAGAGCCAAACAAGAATGGGACGAAATTTTAGAAGGAAATCATCCCATCTGGGATAAGACACCCATGGAGGTGAAAGAAATCTGTAGAGCTTTCTTCATCCATGTCCAATCCGAGCtgttgaagagaaaaagaacttCAAATCCGTTcaggtttgaaaaagcttCCATTGGGAATTTCTTCCTCACTGGGGCGCGACTTTTCTTAGGATCGTTGGATGCATCTGTCGAATTGATGATGAGAATCGGTAGATGTGATCCTAATGTTCACGTTATCCCTTGTATCAATAGTAATCATACTCATCATATATCGGCTTTGTTAAGCAATGGCGATATTATAGCGGGGCAGTCACAGATCTCTCACCCTTCAAAGCCTATTGCTGCAGCTAAAGCAAGGAGTGGCTCAATACCTATTCTCTCCGGAAAATCTGGTGCTATTCATCTGGATATACCTGAAGAGCGCAGCTCTTATTCTTTCGAGGCATCTGAGGATGTATACGGAAAACAAGAGggggaagaagaagaagaagaggaagaaagagaggaagaggaagacgCtgaggaggaagaggaaTACGCGAATCCTATTTATATATTACCGGAGTTGAAAAACTCTCAATTacattttgataaattggaTGTTGAGGAAGTATTGCCGGCTCCAATTGAGCGATTGTTCTATATAAATCCATACGGAGAAGAAGTCAAACCGTCAGGTAATTCAAGGGCAATCGCGAagctgaagaaatcaaatatGGTGATATATTCCATTGGTTCATTATTCACAAGTTTGTTGCCTATAGCAATTTTAGGGAATATTGCAGAGGCTATatcaagttcaaaaaatattcacaAAGTTTTACTTATTAATAATAAATATGATAGAGAAACTTCGTGGCTAAATGGGTTAGGATACGTTCAGGTTTTTATAGAATCAATGACTAGAGCAAACCGGAAGTATAAAGAAGCAAGAGAGGGAATCCCTGGATCAAGCGCGCATGAAAAAATGTGCTGGAAGAAGTTCGTCACCGATATTGTCTATTTGACTGGCAGTGAAGTAAAGATAAACaagattgattttttgaaaaaaggtatCAAATGCCATGAGATCAACTCCgataaaataaataatgAAAACCTCATggagattttgaaaaaaatacacaTAACGGGAAGTTCATGA
- the PYP1 gene encoding putative phosphoric monoester hydrolase (similar to Saccharomyces cerevisiae YNL010W; ancestral locus Anc_1.395), translating into MVKAVIFTDFDGTVTVQDSNDYLTDNYGFGKEKRLKIFEGVLDGSKTFRSAFWDMLESIPKPLPECIEILEKHIDLDPGFKTTFEWAQENDVPVVVVSSGMTPIIKHLLTSLVGKDSIHKIDIISNEVKIDKDDKWSIVYRDDSSFGHDKSKSIDAYKAKYEASLKEGEERPCYFYCGDGVSDLSAAKECDLLFAKKGKDLIKYCDKQNVPYHEFDSFKDILRSMKQVLAGEKTVKELMDNK; encoded by the coding sequence ATGGTTAAAGCTGTAATCTTCACAGATTTCGACGGAACTGTTACAGTCCAAGACTCCAATGATTATTTAACAGACAATTACGGGTTTGGTAAAGAGAAAAgactgaaaatttttgaggGTGTCCTAGATGGCTCGAAGACTTTCAGAAGTGCCTTTTGGGATATGTTGGAATCCATTCCAAAACCACTTCCTGAATGTATTgagattttggaaaaacACATCGATTTAGATCCGGGATTCAAGACGACTTTTGAGTGGGCTCAGGAAAATGATGTACCAGTTGTCGTTGTCTCAAGTGGTATGACGCCAATCATTAAGCATCTCTTAACCTCCTTAGTCGGCAAAGACTCAATTCATAAGATAGATATCATCTCCAATGAAGTCAAGATTGACAAGGATGATAAGTGGAGCATTGTCTACAGAGACGATTCCTCGTTCGGTCACGACAAATCTAAATCAATCGATGCATACAAGGCCAAATACGAAGCTTCTTTGAAGGAAGGCGAAGAAAGACCTTGTTACTTCTACTGCGGGGACGGTGTTTCCGATCTGAGTGCTGCAAAGGAGTGTGATCTTTTATTTGCCAAGAAAGGCAAGGACCTGATTAAATATTGTGACAAACAAAACGTGCCATACCACGAATTCGACTCCTTCAAGGATATCCTTAGATCTATGAAGCAAGTCTTAGCTGGTGAAAAAACTGTTAAGGAATTGATGGATAACAAATAG
- the SSP120 gene encoding nucleobindin SSP120 (similar to Saccharomyces cerevisiae SSP120 (YLR250W); ancestral locus Anc_1.393) encodes MKILQLISISYLAYVSYAAATPQIDEHINVEVEKLPEGLTWEQWHMEHEHQLKKFTPDLFFSLHDTKNRGFLDRDDILSLYGLNRNEVVGKGDGMGQHDESELVDKEIAEKAVKLIMDIMEVDEDGKIMKQEYLDFVKRGGSFPDLGVGVGHHAGFESEYEIHHWNKYHQESDPDVKVVHREDVEHELLHHEHEIEHEEDVQRDVSRATVITDDELESRIAPKKIPMKYRNGL; translated from the coding sequence ATGAAAATTCTCCAGCtcatatcaatatcatatCTCGCATATGTCAGTTATGCTGCTGCCACGCCGCAGATTGATGAACACATTAACGTTGAAGTCGAAAAGCTCCCAGAAGGATTAACATGGGAGCAATGGCATATGGAACATGAGCatcagttgaaaaaattcacaCCAGAtctgtttttttcattacaTGATACCAAGAACAGAGGTTTCTTAGATAGAGATGATATCCTATCCCTCTATGGCCTAAATAGGAACGAAGTTGTGGGAAAGGGAGACGGAATGGGTCAGCATGATGAGTCAGAGTTGGTAGACAAGGAGATCGCAGAAAAGGCTGTCAAATTGATCATGGACATAATGGAAGTTGATGAAGACGGCAAAATTATGAAGCAAGAATATTTAGATTTTGTTAAAAGAGGCGGAAGTTTTCCTGATCTAGGCGTTGGCGTGGGACATCATGCAGGTTTCGAGAGCGAGTATGAAATACATCATTGGAACAAATATCACCAAGAAAGTGACCCAGATGTGAAAGTTGTCCATAGGGAGGATGTTGAACATGAGCTGCTACATCATGAACACGAGATTGAGCACGAAGAAGATGTGCAAAGGGATGTTTCAAGAGCAACGGTTATTACGGACGATGAATTGGAGTCAAGAATAgcaccaaaaaaaattccaatgaAATACAGAAACGGTCTATAA
- the IDP3 gene encoding isocitrate dehydrogenase (NADP(+)) IDP3 (similar to Saccharomyces cerevisiae IDP2 (YLR174W) and IDP3 (YNL009W); ancestral locus Anc_1.396), with product MKKVQVLNPIVEMDGDEQTRIIWQLIKEKLIFPFLNADLKYFDLSVTNRDDTDDKVTVESAEATLKYGVAVKCATITPDEARVEEFHLKKMWKSPNGTIRNILGGTVFREPIVIPRIPRLVPQWEKPIIIGRHAFGDQYKATDIVIPGEGELRLVYKSKDGSHDVDLKVFDYPEKGGVALAMYNTTESIEGFAKASFELALERKLPLYSTTKNTILKKYDGKFKDVFEGMYAAKYKDKFEKAGIWYEHRLIDDMVAQMLKSKGGYIIAMKNYDGDVESDIVAQGFGSLGLMTSVLVTPDGKTFESEAAHGTVTRHFRQHQQGKETSTNSIASIFAWSRGIIQRGKLDNTPDVVKFGELLERATIDTVQEDAIMTKDLALILGKTDRSSYVTTEQFIESVEVRLLKQYAAAFR from the coding sequence atgaaaaaagttcaagtCTTAAATCCCATTGTGGAAATGGATGGAGATGAGCAAACAAGGATTATATGGCAGTTAATTAAAGAGAAATTAATCTTTCCATTCTTGAACGCTGATTTGAAATACTTCGATCTTTCAGTGACAAATCGGGATGATACTGATGACAAGGTTACCGTTGAATCTGCAGAGGCAACTTTAAAGTACGGTGTTGCAGTCAAATGTGCGACTATCACTCCCGATGAAGCCCGTGTGGAggaatttcatttgaaaaaaatgtggaaATCCCCAAACGGCACCATCAGAAATATTCTTGGAGGTACAGTCTTCCGTGAACCTATCGTAATTCCCAGGATTCCCAGACTTGTTCCTCAATGGGAAAAACCAATAATCATCGGTAGACATGCGTTCGGTGATCAATACAAGGCAACTGATATCGTTATTCCGGGAGAGGGAGAATTGAGACTGGTTTACAAATCGAAGGACGGTTCACATGATGTGGATCTTAAGGTTTTCGATTATCCGGAAAAGGGAGGGGTTGCTTTGGCAATGTATAATACGACGGAATCCATTGAGGGGTTTGCAAAGGCGTCTTTCGAACTAGCTTTGGAGCGCAAACTACCATTGTACTCAACCACCAAAAAcacaattttgaagaagtaTGATGGTAAGTTCAAAGACGTTTTCGAGGGTATGTATGCTGCGAAGTATAAAGacaagtttgaaaaagccGGCATCTGGTATGAGCATCGCTTAATCGACGATATGGTTGCCCAGATGCTAAAATCAAAAGGGGGGTACATCATCGCCATGAAGAACTACGATGGTGACGTCGAATCGGATATTGTAGCACAAGGGTTTGGATCTTTGGGTTTAATGACGTCGGTATTGGTTACTCCTGATGGTAAAACCTTTGAAAGTGAGGCTGCCCATGGTACGGTCACAAGGCATTTTAGACAACATCAGCAAGGCAAGGAAACTTCTACAAATTCCATTGCTTCAATCTTCGCCTGGTCAAGAGGTATTATTCAGAGAGGTAAACTGGACAATACCCCAGACGTAGTGAAATTTGGTGAACTATTGGAAAGAGCAACGATCGATACTGTCCAAGAAGATGCAATTATGACAAAGGATTTGGCACTGATTCTCGGAAAAACCGATAGATCTTCATACGTCACTACAGAGCAATTCATCGAATCAGTTGAGGTCAGACTTCTAAAGCAGTATGCAGCTGCGTTTCGTTGA
- the ILV6 gene encoding acetolactate synthase regulatory subunit (similar to Saccharomyces cerevisiae ILV6 (YCL009C); ancestral locus Anc_1.411) has product MIGSVCRRDLKRCLVRHGSSSTSALAYKQLHKNTIRPPLPTLETPSWSANSAVSSILYETPAPSRQPKKQHVLNCLVQNEPGVLSRVTGTLAARGFNIDSLVVCNTEVKDLSRMTMVLQGQDGVIEQARRQIEDLVPVYAVLDYSNSEIIKRELLLTRVSLLGAEYFEDLLLHHHKSTVDVSNSGELVSEIREKQFHPTNLPMSEVLRLKHEHLNDISNLARNFGGKVVDISDSSCIVELSAKPSRISAFMKLIEPFGVLECARSGMMALPRIPIQNGAETEEDIEKVNEIVDVSQLPPG; this is encoded by the coding sequence ATGATCGGTTCGGTTTGTCGCAGAGATCTGAAGAGATGCCTAGTGCGTCATGGCTCTTCTTCCACTTCTGCTCTTGCCTATAAGCAGCTTCACAAAAACACGATTAGGCCACCATTGCCAACGTTAGAAACACCATCATGGAGCGCTAACAGTGCGGTTTCTTCGATATTGTACGAAACTCCAGCACCATCTCGGCAACCCAAAAAACAGCATGTGTTAAACTGTTTGGTTCAAAATGAACCTGGTGTTCTATCAAGAGTGACTGGGACTTTGGCTGCCAGAGGCTTCAATATTGATTCTCTGGTTGTTTGTAACACTGAAGTTAAGGATTTAAGCAGAATGACAATGGTTTTGCAAGGTCAGGATGGCGTTATTGAGCAGGCTAGAAGacaaattgaagatttggtCCCAGTTTATGCGGTTTTGGACTATTCTAACTCTGAAATTATAAAAAGAGAACTGCTACTCACGCGTGTGTCCCTCCTTGGTGCTGAAtactttgaagatttgttGTTGCATCATCATAAGAGTACAGTTGATGTTTCAAACTCCGGTGAGTTGGTATCCGAAATCAGAGAGAAACAATTCCATCCTACTAATCTACCAATGAGTGAAGTCTTAAGATTGAAACATGAAcatttgaatgatattTCTAACTTAGCTAGGAACTTTGGCGGCAAAGTGGTTGATATCAGTGATTCGAGTTGTATCGTTGAACTATCGGCCAAGCCTTCACGTATTAGCGCATTCATGAAATTGATTGAGCCATTCGGTGTTCTCGAATGTGCTAGAAGTGGTATGATGGCCTTACCAAGAATCCCAATCCAAAATGGTGCAGAAACTGAGGAAGATATTGAGAAGGTCAACGAAATTGTTGACGTTAGCCAGCTTCCTCCAGGTTGA